In a genomic window of Shouchella clausii:
- a CDS encoding carbohydrate ABC transporter permease gives MAKLETGKAPRVRVSRKRSNESLAGWLFALPWIIGLLLFFAYPLISSIYYSFTDYSILQSGKFIGLANYRELFQDELFWISIYNTIYFAVLFVPLSIIFGVALAMVLNMRVRGMAVYRTIFFLPTLVPHVALAILWIWLLNPQFGLVNAVLDWFGIQGPPWLGSTFWSKPALILMSLWGIGQAVIIYLAGLSDISQEYYEAAEVDGASFLQKTFYITLPLLTPVIFFNLVMGFIGAFQQFTLPYTMTQGSGSPADSLTFYVMYLYDNAFSYFRMGYASAMAWILFVIIMALTAIVFWSSKRWVHYQGD, from the coding sequence ATGGCAAAATTGGAAACGGGAAAGGCGCCGAGAGTACGGGTAAGCCGCAAGCGTTCGAATGAAAGTTTAGCTGGTTGGCTGTTTGCGTTGCCTTGGATCATTGGGCTTTTGCTTTTTTTCGCATACCCTTTGATTTCTTCAATATATTACAGTTTTACGGATTACAGCATTTTGCAAAGCGGCAAATTTATTGGCTTGGCTAATTACCGCGAGTTGTTTCAAGACGAGTTGTTTTGGATTTCGATTTACAATACCATTTATTTTGCTGTTTTATTCGTCCCCCTGAGCATTATCTTTGGCGTTGCTTTGGCGATGGTGCTGAATATGAGGGTGCGTGGCATGGCTGTGTACCGGACGATTTTCTTTTTGCCGACTCTTGTTCCCCATGTCGCATTGGCGATCTTATGGATTTGGCTGTTAAATCCACAATTCGGGTTGGTCAACGCTGTTCTAGACTGGTTCGGCATACAAGGGCCGCCTTGGCTTGGCAGCACATTTTGGTCAAAACCGGCATTGATCTTGATGTCGCTTTGGGGGATTGGACAAGCGGTTATCATTTACTTGGCTGGCCTTAGCGATATTTCGCAAGAGTACTATGAAGCAGCGGAAGTGGATGGCGCAAGCTTTCTGCAAAAGACGTTTTACATTACGCTGCCGTTGTTGACGCCTGTGATTTTCTTCAATTTGGTGATGGGCTTTATCGGGGCGTTCCAGCAGTTCACATTACCTTATACGATGACCCAAGGTTCTGGAAGCCCTGCTGATTCATTGACATTTTACGTCATGTATCTGTATGACAACGCGTTTAGTTATTTCCGGATGGGCTATGCATCGGCAATGGCATGGATTTTGTTCGTCATCATTATGGCATTGACGGCCATCGTCTTTTGGAGTTCAAAACGATGGGTCCATTACCAAGGCGATTAG
- a CDS encoding carbohydrate ABC transporter permease, translating to MNTLAKKRLKSIYAHTILILASILFLVPFVWMVSTSFKPITQVFTFPPEFLPRPFQWENYIEATKYIPFWTYTWNTAVITGLSTLGVVLSCPLVAYSFAKLRWRGRNTLFAITIGVMMIPTQVTMIPLFLLFNQLGWVGTNLPLIVPAFFGIPFSIFLLRQFFKGLPDTLREAAKIDGASEWRIYWQIMFPLAKPAVLAVALFQFMAAWTDFLGPLIYLTDEAAYTLSLGLQQFQNQQGSQWHMMMAVSTLMTLPIIVLFFFMQKTFIRGITFTGIKG from the coding sequence ATGAACACATTGGCAAAAAAACGATTAAAAAGCATCTACGCCCATACCATTTTAATTCTTGCATCGATTTTGTTTTTAGTTCCGTTTGTATGGATGGTGTCTACTTCTTTTAAGCCGATTACGCAAGTCTTTACGTTTCCGCCAGAATTTTTGCCGCGGCCTTTCCAATGGGAGAATTATATTGAAGCAACGAAGTATATTCCGTTTTGGACATACACATGGAACACTGCCGTTATTACAGGATTAAGCACACTCGGAGTCGTTCTTTCCTGCCCCCTAGTAGCCTATAGTTTTGCAAAGCTCCGATGGCGTGGCCGCAATACGTTGTTTGCGATTACGATTGGCGTCATGATGATTCCGACACAGGTGACGATGATACCGCTCTTCTTGCTTTTTAACCAGTTAGGCTGGGTGGGAACAAACTTGCCATTGATTGTGCCAGCTTTTTTCGGTATCCCTTTTTCGATTTTTCTGTTGCGGCAATTTTTTAAAGGCCTTCCTGACACATTACGGGAAGCTGCAAAAATTGATGGGGCCAGCGAATGGCGCATTTATTGGCAAATTATGTTTCCATTAGCCAAGCCTGCTGTGTTAGCAGTCGCGCTGTTCCAATTTATGGCGGCGTGGACCGATTTTCTTGGACCGCTTATTTACTTGACTGATGAAGCGGCCTATACATTGTCGCTCGGGCTCCAGCAATTCCAAAACCAGCAAGGTTCTCAGTGGCATATGATGATGGCCGTTTCGACGCTGATGACGTTGCCGATTATCGTGTTATTCTTCTTTATGCAAAAAACGTTTATTCGCGGGATCACGTTTACAGGCATCAAAGGCTAA
- a CDS encoding sugar phosphate isomerase/epimerase family protein: MNEKLAVTVFTVREQLKTVGIGPVFKELAQMGYKGLQLSGLPAGYDQDEVAYHLKANNVVAAGMHVPFARLTNELDLVLKEAQKYGTNALFCPYLPEELRTEEGYRAVKEGLNKVAQQAPDFQIGFHNHAFEFETTIDGQDALSYLLEPSQDNRILAEIDVYWVKKGGRDPYAFIQTYSGRMPMIHLKDMTKDEEETFAEVGEGSIPFLPILQWGEQNGVEWYVVEQDVCKRDPMDSLRISFANLQRLAAQL; this comes from the coding sequence GTGAACGAAAAACTTGCAGTAACGGTATTTACTGTTCGTGAACAGTTAAAAACGGTCGGCATTGGCCCAGTTTTTAAAGAGCTTGCGCAAATGGGCTATAAAGGGCTGCAATTGTCAGGGTTGCCAGCAGGCTATGACCAAGATGAAGTCGCTTACCATTTAAAGGCTAACAATGTGGTCGCTGCCGGAATGCATGTGCCATTTGCTCGCTTAACGAATGAGCTTGACCTTGTGCTGAAAGAGGCACAGAAATACGGGACAAACGCTTTGTTCTGCCCATATTTGCCTGAAGAGCTGCGGACGGAGGAAGGGTACCGGGCCGTTAAGGAAGGGCTAAATAAAGTGGCGCAACAGGCGCCTGATTTTCAAATTGGTTTCCATAACCATGCTTTCGAGTTTGAGACAACGATCGATGGTCAAGATGCGCTTAGCTATTTGCTTGAACCGAGCCAAGATAACCGCATTCTAGCTGAAATTGACGTCTACTGGGTTAAAAAAGGCGGCCGCGATCCATACGCATTTATTCAGACGTACAGCGGGCGAATGCCGATGATTCACTTGAAAGACATGACGAAAGACGAAGAAGAGACATTTGCCGAAGTTGGAGAAGGGTCGATTCCCTTTTTGCCGATTTTGCAATGGGGCGAACAAAATGGAGTAGAGTGGTATGTTGTCGAACAGGATGTATGCAAAAGGGATCCGATGGACAGCTTGCGCATAAGCTTCGCCAACTTACAGCGATTGGCGGCACAGCTTTAA